In Clostridium sp. DL-VIII, the following proteins share a genomic window:
- the dhaM gene encoding dihydroxyacetone kinase phosphoryl donor subunit DhaM: MVGIVIISHSKNIADGVKELAGQMAPNVPIAVAGGTSDGRIGTDMEKILNAIEEVYSKDGAVVIFDLGSAFMNAEMAIECIDESMKEKIKIVDCPIVEGAVTAAVESSIGKSIEEIETALQPMNLGKMP; encoded by the coding sequence ATGGTAGGAATTGTAATAATATCCCATAGCAAAAACATAGCAGACGGTGTAAAGGAGTTAGCAGGGCAAATGGCACCTAATGTGCCTATAGCTGTAGCAGGAGGAACCTCTGACGGAAGAATTGGTACTGACATGGAAAAAATATTAAATGCAATAGAAGAGGTTTATTCTAAAGATGGAGCAGTTGTTATTTTTGATTTAGGAAGCGCATTTATGAATGCAGAAATGGCAATAGAATGTATAGATGAAAGCATGAAAGAAAAAATAAAAATAGTAGATTGCCCTATAGTTGAAGGAGCAGTAACAGCAGCTGTTGAAAGCAGCATAGGAAAAAGTATCGAAGAAATAGAAACGGCACTTCAGCCAATGAATTTAGGAAAAATGCCTTGA
- a CDS encoding glycoside hydrolase family 43 protein codes for MLKKLTTLLLTSTVLFVPTLNTTIASASTDKELPISSTTDQAVSIASTSALAKIPGYSNPLISHKFGADPFAMVYNGRVYVYMTNDYLQYDNSGNVADISYSKINKITVISSDDMVNWTDYGEIPVAGASGIAKWATNSWAPTVTHKIVNGKDKFFLYFANNGSGIGVLTADSPIGPWTDPLGKAMITSSTPGANGVVWLFDPAVLVDDNGAGYIYFGGGIPGGDNPTQNQIANPQTSRVIKLNSDMIHTDGSAAMIDAPFMFEDSGIHKYNGKYYYSYCSNFSGIHPTGTPPQGEIAYMVSDNPMGPFTYKGTFLKNPGTFFGVGGNNHHAVFQFNNQWYVTYHAQTLGKAMGITKGYRSPHINKLQYDGNGLIQSVQADMKGVSQVANLNPYKRTEAETIGWNGGISTEQSQALGSMVSSINLDVTSINNGDWVAVSNADFGQGAKTFKANVASTVGGNIEIHLDSLDGTLIGTLNVSTTGGAQQWKEVSCNVNSVSGVHNIFFKFTGNSTSNLFNMDYWQFAN; via the coding sequence ATGCTTAAAAAATTAACTACACTTCTATTAACTTCTACAGTATTGTTTGTACCTACGCTGAATACAACTATAGCAAGTGCAAGTACAGATAAAGAATTACCAATATCAAGTACCACAGATCAGGCAGTGTCAATTGCTAGCACAAGTGCCCTTGCAAAAATCCCTGGATATTCTAATCCACTTATTTCGCATAAGTTTGGAGCAGATCCTTTTGCCATGGTTTATAACGGCAGAGTATACGTTTACATGACGAATGATTACCTTCAATATGATAATAGTGGAAATGTTGCTGATATTAGCTATAGTAAAATAAATAAAATAACGGTTATTTCATCTGATGATATGGTAAATTGGACAGATTATGGTGAGATTCCAGTCGCAGGAGCAAGTGGAATAGCAAAATGGGCAACTAACTCTTGGGCACCAACAGTTACACACAAAATTGTAAATGGCAAGGATAAGTTTTTTCTTTATTTTGCTAACAATGGATCGGGTATTGGTGTTCTTACAGCAGATAGTCCTATTGGACCATGGACAGACCCTCTTGGAAAAGCTATGATTACAAGCAGCACTCCTGGAGCTAATGGTGTTGTATGGCTTTTTGATCCAGCAGTATTAGTTGATGATAATGGAGCAGGTTATATATATTTCGGTGGAGGAATACCAGGAGGAGACAATCCAACTCAGAATCAAATTGCAAATCCGCAAACAAGCAGAGTTATAAAACTAAATAGTGATATGATTCATACAGATGGAAGTGCAGCAATGATAGATGCTCCATTTATGTTCGAAGATTCAGGTATACACAAATATAATGGTAAATACTATTATTCATATTGTTCTAATTTTTCAGGTATACATCCAACAGGAACTCCACCTCAAGGGGAAATTGCTTATATGGTAAGTGATAATCCTATGGGACCATTTACTTATAAAGGTACTTTTCTTAAAAATCCAGGAACTTTTTTTGGAGTAGGTGGAAATAACCATCATGCTGTTTTTCAATTTAATAACCAATGGTATGTAACGTATCATGCGCAAACTCTTGGAAAAGCTATGGGAATTACAAAAGGATATCGTTCTCCTCATATCAATAAACTTCAATATGATGGAAATGGACTTATACAGAGTGTGCAAGCAGATATGAAGGGAGTGTCACAAGTTGCAAATCTTAATCCATATAAGAGGACGGAGGCTGAAACTATTGGATGGAATGGCGGTATTTCAACAGAGCAAAGTCAGGCACTAGGCAGCATGGTGAGCAGCATTAATCTTGATGTTACAAGTATAAATAATGGGGATTGGGTTGCAGTATCAAATGCTGACTTTGGTCAAGGTGCTAAAACTTTTAAAGCAAATGTCGCATCAACAGTAGGGGGAAATATAGAAATACATTTGGATAGTTTAGATGGAACTCTTATAGGAACTCTTAATGTAAGTACTACAGGTGGAGCACAGCAGTGGAAAGAAGTGTCTTGTAATGTAAATAGTGTTAGTGGTGTTCATAACATCTTCTTTAAGTTTACTGGAAATAGTACTAGCAACTTATTTAATATGGATTATTGGCAATTTGCTAATTAA
- a CDS encoding O-methyltransferase, whose protein sequence is MNKITEYIESFINNDNKYLEEILRQDEKRDDIQPSVGIQAGKLLGLLIRATGAKRVLEFGTCLGYSTVWLAQALKENGGKLVSVEYNKELYETTKRNIDEAGLSEVVELILGDAGKVIDELKGPFDMILQDSDKSLYCEMLEKCINLTRKNGFIVADDVLFKPMGIPEKFSDPVHEYVEKIFKDKRLYSTILPIGDGVAISVKLCD, encoded by the coding sequence ATGAATAAGATAACAGAGTATATCGAAAGCTTTATTAACAATGACAACAAATATCTTGAGGAAATTTTAAGACAGGATGAAAAAAGAGATGATATTCAGCCCTCTGTAGGAATACAAGCAGGAAAGCTATTGGGATTATTAATAAGGGCAACTGGAGCCAAAAGAGTATTAGAATTTGGTACATGCCTTGGATACTCTACTGTATGGTTAGCACAGGCATTAAAGGAAAATGGAGGGAAACTGGTATCGGTTGAATACAATAAAGAATTATATGAGACAACAAAAAGAAATATTGATGAGGCAGGATTGTCGGAAGTTGTAGAATTGATATTAGGAGATGCCGGTAAAGTAATTGATGAGCTTAAAGGCCCGTTTGATATGATTTTACAGGATTCAGATAAGTCTTTATATTGTGAGATGCTAGAAAAATGTATAAACTTAACTCGTAAAAATGGATTCATAGTTGCTGATGATGTTCTTTTTAAACCAATGGGGATACCAGAAAAATTTAGTGATCCTGTACATGAATATGTTGAAAAAATTTTTAAAGATAAGCGTCTTTATAGTACAATACTTCCAATAGGTGATGGTGTGGCTATTAGTGTGAAGCTCTGTGATTAA
- the dhaK gene encoding dihydroxyacetone kinase subunit DhaK, which yields MKKIINDPNFVVEDMLKGMVAAHPEYIKKLENADVLVRVDSPVEGKVALVSGGGSGHEPAHGGYVGKGMLDAAVAGAVFTSPTPDQVYEAIKAVDSGKGVLLVIKNYTGDVMNFEMAKEMAEMEGINVATVVVNDDVAVENSTYTAGRRGIAGTVFIHKIAGAKAKTGASLEEVTGVAEKVIANVRSMGMSISSCIVPAAGKPNFTLGETEMEIGMGIHGEPGTHREEIKTADEITEHLMGKILEDIELNSGEEVAVMVNGLSSTPLMELYIVNKKVNEILQAKGVKIHKTFVGEFMTSLEMAGFSITVLKLDSELKELLDAPANTPGFKVI from the coding sequence ATGAAAAAGATAATTAATGATCCAAATTTTGTAGTTGAAGATATGCTAAAGGGAATGGTGGCAGCACATCCGGAATATATAAAAAAATTAGAAAATGCAGATGTTTTGGTTAGAGTAGACTCGCCAGTTGAAGGAAAAGTAGCTTTAGTAAGTGGTGGAGGAAGTGGGCATGAGCCAGCTCATGGAGGATATGTTGGAAAAGGAATGCTTGATGCAGCAGTAGCTGGGGCAGTATTTACATCTCCTACACCTGATCAAGTATACGAAGCAATAAAAGCTGTAGATTCAGGAAAAGGAGTATTACTTGTAATTAAAAATTACACAGGAGATGTTATGAATTTTGAAATGGCAAAAGAAATGGCAGAAATGGAAGGAATTAATGTAGCTACAGTAGTAGTAAATGATGATGTGGCTGTAGAAAACAGTACTTATACAGCAGGAAGAAGAGGAATTGCAGGAACAGTGTTTATTCACAAAATAGCAGGTGCAAAAGCTAAAACAGGTGCTAGTTTAGAAGAAGTTACAGGGGTTGCCGAAAAGGTAATAGCTAATGTAAGAAGTATGGGAATGTCTATTTCTTCATGTATTGTGCCAGCAGCAGGTAAACCAAATTTCACTTTAGGAGAAACAGAAATGGAAATTGGTATGGGTATTCATGGAGAGCCAGGGACTCATAGAGAAGAAATAAAAACAGCAGATGAAATTACAGAACATTTAATGGGAAAAATTTTAGAAGATATTGAGTTAAACAGTGGAGAAGAAGTAGCTGTTATGGTAAATGGGTTATCATCAACACCACTTATGGAGCTATATATAGTAAATAAAAAGGTAAATGAAATATTACAAGCAAAAGGTGTTAAAATTCATAAAACTTTTGTAGGTGAATTTATGACATCCCTTGAAATGGCAGGTTTCTCAATTACAGTACTAAAACTTGATAGTGAATTAAAAGAATTATTAGATGCGCCAGCAAATACACCAGGATTTAAAGTAATATAA
- a CDS encoding glucuronoarabinoxylan endo-1,4-beta-xylanase: protein MNKKVKKILLSLLTLSITCLPFAGLSMPANAAAAASDTINLSSKQQLIRGFGAASVWCGALSDSYMNTLYNTAGLSILRVRIAPNENWKNGDYSAWADELSNAKKAVSRGAIVFATPWTPPASMKTNNSTIHGSLKTSSYADYAAYLKAFATYFANNGAPLYAISLQNEPDYDPDYEGCTWTADQFRDFLKNNGSTISGTTKIIMPESCNYSTSMSDSTLNDSNAASKVSIIGEHLYGATIKDYSLARSKGKELWMTEHLLNDQSISGCMSTAKEINDCMTIGNMNAYVWWWVISDSNGLYNKAGQVQKRTYVLGQFSKFIRPGYYRVDAASNPQSNIYISAYTGDNKVVIVAINQGTSSVSQSFNIQGGKTSSVSPYVTSSSSNMAKGTDISVSNGSFTTTLPAQSVTTFVGTLS from the coding sequence ATGAATAAGAAAGTAAAAAAAATATTATTATCTTTATTGACACTTTCCATAACATGCTTACCATTTGCAGGGCTTTCTATGCCAGCTAATGCGGCAGCAGCTGCTAGTGATACAATAAACTTATCATCTAAACAGCAGCTTATTCGAGGATTTGGTGCAGCTAGCGTATGGTGCGGAGCACTTAGCGATTCTTATATGAATACTCTTTATAATACTGCTGGACTCAGTATTTTAAGAGTACGTATTGCTCCAAATGAAAATTGGAAGAATGGAGATTATAGTGCATGGGCAGATGAACTTTCAAATGCAAAAAAAGCAGTTTCAAGAGGCGCTATTGTTTTTGCAACTCCATGGACACCACCAGCTTCAATGAAGACTAATAATTCAACTATTCATGGTTCACTAAAGACTTCTTCTTATGCTGATTACGCAGCTTATCTAAAAGCTTTTGCAACTTATTTCGCTAATAATGGAGCACCTTTGTATGCAATATCCCTTCAAAATGAACCGGATTATGATCCGGATTATGAAGGATGTACTTGGACAGCAGATCAATTCCGAGATTTTCTAAAAAACAATGGTTCTACAATTTCTGGTACTACTAAAATAATTATGCCTGAATCTTGTAACTATAGTACTTCTATGTCAGATTCAACTCTTAATGATTCTAATGCGGCTTCTAAGGTATCCATTATTGGAGAGCATTTATATGGAGCTACTATTAAGGATTATTCTTTGGCACGTAGTAAAGGAAAAGAATTATGGATGACAGAACATCTTCTAAATGATCAAAGTATAAGTGGATGTATGAGTACTGCTAAAGAAATTAATGATTGTATGACAATTGGAAATATGAACGCCTATGTATGGTGGTGGGTAATTAGTGATAGTAATGGCTTATATAATAAAGCTGGTCAGGTACAAAAAAGGACATATGTTCTTGGACAGTTCTCAAAATTTATTCGCCCAGGCTACTATAGGGTTGATGCTGCAAGTAATCCACAATCAAACATCTATATATCAGCATATACAGGAGATAATAAAGTAGTCATTGTTGCAATTAATCAAGGAACATCTAGTGTAAGCCAAAGTTTCAATATACAAGGTGGAAAAACTTCTAGTGTATCGCCATATGTAACTTCATCATCGTCAAACATGGCTAAAGGTACTGATATAAGTGTATCTAACGGAAGCTTTACAACAACACTTCCAGCACAAAGTGTAACAACATTTGTAGGAACATTAAGTTAG
- a CDS encoding sigma 54-interacting transcriptional regulator: MILYKDVVIRHDKGLHARVLAMVVHKVSELEKENDITFYIIYKDKKKILATSLMPLVLLKVKKNEKITVEAHGEDPKEALDELCDFLQSDFDLEDKSTINQVDNIINNNTITLEHVFSNIPNGIIATDEQDIISIFNEEAERILGISAGDAIGKKVYEVISFINLHEINRTGKSELMVKEIINNRILLINRTPIIIDKKPKGALAVFNDISNLEKVKDELRTVKELKERLQLILETVQDGICVINAEGYITYVNKAYLRILNKKEEEILNKNIKEISKDGARMKVLTTGESVVGAISYKENGVIIVSNVNPIIIDEEITGVVSVVKNVTEVQKLSEKLNQVSAKAEYLEEELMRTKKPDSAFSKYIGHSGKILDALATTLKAAKTDITVLIRGESGTGKELIAEGIHFSSNNSNGPFIRVNCAAIPQTLLESELFGYEKGAFTGAVKRKLGKFELAQNGTILLDEIGEMDKSMQAKVLRVIQEKEFQRIGGEETIKINVRIIAATHRNLEEMVKLNEFREDLYYRLNVIPIFLPPLRERKQDIAPLLEHFIDKIGKRIKKRITMVTNDAMEALLEYKWPGNIRELENLVERLMTLNETGVIELNDLPAYMREDAVVASTKIKSKRCNEIDMIIDSDEILPLKEYEKVIIEKALKKYGSYNAAAKVLGLTHKTVGAKARQYGIEKKITWE; this comes from the coding sequence TTGATACTGTATAAGGATGTAGTTATAAGACATGATAAAGGATTACATGCTAGAGTTTTAGCTATGGTGGTTCATAAGGTAAGTGAACTTGAAAAAGAAAATGACATAACTTTTTATATTATTTATAAAGATAAAAAGAAGATTTTAGCAACAAGTCTTATGCCTTTGGTTTTATTAAAAGTAAAGAAAAATGAAAAGATTACGGTAGAAGCTCATGGAGAAGATCCGAAAGAGGCCTTAGATGAATTATGTGATTTTCTGCAAAGTGATTTTGATTTAGAAGATAAAAGTACTATAAATCAAGTTGATAACATAATAAATAATAATACAATAACCTTAGAACATGTATTTAGTAATATACCAAATGGAATTATTGCAACAGATGAGCAGGATATAATTTCTATATTCAATGAGGAAGCGGAAAGAATATTGGGGATATCTGCAGGTGATGCCATAGGCAAAAAAGTATATGAAGTTATATCGTTTATAAATCTTCATGAAATAAATAGAACTGGTAAGTCAGAGTTAATGGTAAAAGAAATAATAAATAATAGAATATTGCTCATAAATAGAACGCCGATAATAATAGATAAAAAACCTAAAGGTGCTTTAGCAGTATTTAATGATATTTCAAATTTAGAAAAGGTTAAAGACGAATTAAGAACTGTAAAGGAATTGAAAGAGAGACTACAGCTTATATTAGAAACTGTACAGGATGGCATATGTGTAATAAATGCAGAAGGATATATAACCTATGTGAATAAGGCGTATCTTAGAATTTTAAATAAAAAAGAAGAAGAGATATTAAATAAAAATATTAAAGAAATATCAAAAGATGGGGCAAGAATGAAAGTACTTACTACTGGAGAAAGTGTTGTAGGAGCTATAAGTTACAAAGAAAATGGCGTCATAATAGTTTCTAATGTAAATCCAATAATAATTGATGAGGAGATAACAGGAGTAGTATCTGTAGTTAAAAATGTAACAGAAGTTCAAAAGTTATCTGAGAAATTAAATCAGGTTTCTGCAAAAGCTGAATATTTAGAGGAAGAGCTTATGAGAACCAAAAAACCTGATTCAGCATTTTCAAAATATATAGGGCATAGCGGTAAGATACTCGATGCATTAGCTACGACTTTAAAAGCAGCAAAAACAGATATTACAGTATTAATACGAGGAGAAAGCGGAACAGGAAAAGAGTTAATTGCAGAGGGAATACATTTTTCTAGTAATAATTCGAATGGACCTTTTATTAGAGTAAATTGTGCTGCGATACCTCAGACTTTATTAGAAAGTGAATTGTTTGGATATGAAAAAGGGGCTTTTACAGGAGCTGTAAAAAGGAAGTTAGGTAAATTCGAATTAGCTCAAAATGGGACTATACTTTTAGATGAAATAGGAGAAATGGATAAAAGTATGCAGGCTAAAGTTTTAAGAGTAATTCAAGAAAAAGAGTTTCAGAGAATTGGTGGAGAAGAAACCATAAAAATAAATGTTAGAATAATTGCAGCTACTCACAGAAACTTAGAAGAGATGGTAAAGTTAAATGAATTTAGAGAGGATTTATATTATCGATTGAATGTAATTCCAATATTTTTACCACCACTCAGAGAGAGAAAGCAGGATATAGCACCTTTATTGGAACATTTTATAGATAAAATCGGTAAAAGGATAAAGAAAAGGATAACTATGGTGACAAATGATGCAATGGAAGCTTTATTAGAATATAAGTGGCCGGGAAACATAAGGGAATTAGAGAATTTAGTAGAGAGATTAATGACTTTAAATGAGACAGGAGTAATAGAATTAAATGATCTTCCAGCTTATATGAGAGAAGATGCTGTTGTAGCTAGTACTAAAATTAAAAGTAAAAGATGCAATGAAATAGATATGATTATTGATTCAGATGAGATATTACCATTAAAGGAGTATGAAAAAGTTATAATAGAAAAAGCACTTAAGAAGTATGGAAGCTATAATGCTGCGGCAAAGGTACTTGGACTTACTCATAAAACCGTAGGTGCAAAAGCCAGGCAATATGGGATAGAAAAGAAGATAACCTGGGAATAA
- a CDS encoding oligopeptide transporter, OPT family encodes MNNKLSKDAYGGVVGKDYVPYVSGGSKSGGNVVVLIIGIILAVLFAASTAYSGMKSGLTVAAGIPGSIIGSGFIAAFAKKKGILGKNLVQGMSSGGESVASGVIFVLPAILLIGSKVSFIEGFSVGAAGVLFGIGIASLVYNYLIVEEHGKLMYPESMAISETLVASEGAGESMKFMGIGFFIGGIITVITSSFLNSVNNVISYVNESFYKWKFEVEVNPLLLGIGFIVGMDVSVTMFAGAILSNFAIMPLIGYFAAFAKEGPVVWNNPSVAISSMQVNSIAGSYVKYIGAGMMLSGGIIGAIKLIPTIISSIKETLNAKASASGKSSSVENILLFGGIILGFVGGFIASNGNIVMAVLASILSLFLSLLFVIVSGRLTGTIGTSNLPVSGMTIASIVVVTLLFVVMGWKNPEHNKSLLLFGTFIVTAISVAGGYSQSQKVTFVIGGDKNEMEKYFAIAGVIGVAVVVGTILLLSNQLAMTGDNVPFALPQANLMSTLTAGIMSGQLPWVMVIAGVVMGLVLFMLNLPIMAIAIGFYLPISTTTIILVGALLRLFVEKTSKSEKEKDAKVSNGISLSSGLVAGGSILGLVGIIFQITGLISGFEPSGFAASNGMAFILLIVLVIATGVPILKSKVKNAEE; translated from the coding sequence ATGAATAATAAATTATCCAAAGATGCATATGGTGGTGTAGTTGGTAAAGACTATGTTCCCTACGTTTCTGGTGGCTCAAAATCGGGTGGAAACGTTGTAGTATTAATAATTGGTATTATTTTAGCTGTTTTATTTGCAGCATCAACGGCCTATTCAGGTATGAAGTCAGGTCTTACAGTTGCTGCTGGTATACCAGGTTCTATAATAGGCTCTGGGTTTATAGCTGCATTTGCTAAGAAAAAAGGTATACTTGGAAAAAACTTAGTTCAAGGTATGTCAAGTGGTGGAGAATCTGTTGCAAGTGGTGTAATATTCGTATTGCCAGCAATTCTTCTAATAGGCTCAAAAGTTAGTTTTATAGAAGGTTTTTCTGTTGGAGCAGCTGGAGTTTTATTTGGAATTGGAATAGCTTCTCTTGTGTACAATTACTTAATTGTTGAAGAACATGGAAAATTAATGTATCCAGAGTCAATGGCTATATCTGAAACTCTTGTTGCTTCAGAAGGTGCTGGAGAATCAATGAAGTTTATGGGAATTGGATTTTTCATAGGCGGTATTATAACTGTCATAACTAGTTCATTTTTGAATTCAGTTAACAATGTTATAAGCTATGTAAATGAAAGTTTCTATAAGTGGAAATTTGAAGTCGAAGTTAATCCTTTATTATTAGGTATAGGATTTATAGTTGGTATGGATGTTTCTGTAACTATGTTTGCAGGAGCTATATTATCTAACTTTGCTATTATGCCTTTAATAGGTTACTTTGCAGCTTTTGCAAAAGAAGGTCCAGTTGTATGGAATAATCCAAGTGTTGCTATAAGCAGCATGCAAGTTAACAGCATAGCTGGAAGTTATGTAAAATATATCGGAGCTGGAATGATGCTTTCTGGTGGTATAATAGGTGCTATAAAACTTATTCCTACTATAATATCTTCTATAAAGGAAACTCTTAATGCTAAGGCTTCAGCAAGTGGGAAGAGTTCATCTGTTGAAAACATATTATTATTTGGTGGTATAATATTAGGTTTTGTAGGTGGCTTCATCGCATCTAATGGCAATATAGTTATGGCAGTTCTTGCTTCTATTTTATCGTTGTTCTTATCATTACTATTTGTTATAGTTTCTGGTCGTTTAACAGGTACTATAGGAACTTCAAATCTTCCTGTATCAGGTATGACTATAGCTTCTATAGTAGTTGTAACATTACTATTTGTTGTAATGGGATGGAAAAATCCTGAACATAATAAATCATTGCTTTTATTTGGTACATTTATTGTTACTGCTATATCTGTAGCTGGTGGTTATTCTCAATCACAAAAGGTTACTTTTGTAATCGGCGGTGACAAAAATGAAATGGAAAAATACTTCGCTATTGCTGGAGTAATAGGTGTTGCAGTAGTTGTTGGTACTATATTATTACTTTCAAATCAACTTGCAATGACTGGTGATAATGTTCCGTTTGCATTGCCTCAAGCTAACTTGATGTCAACATTAACGGCTGGTATAATGTCAGGCCAATTACCTTGGGTAATGGTAATTGCAGGTGTTGTTATGGGACTTGTTTTATTTATGTTAAATCTTCCTATAATGGCGATTGCTATAGGATTTTATTTACCTATATCTACAACTACTATAATATTAGTAGGAGCATTACTTCGTTTATTTGTAGAGAAAACTTCTAAATCTGAGAAAGAAAAAGATGCTAAGGTTTCAAATGGAATAAGTTTATCTTCAGGATTAGTTGCTGGAGGTTCTATACTTGGGCTTGTAGGTATAATATTCCAGATAACAGGACTTATAAGTGGATTTGAGCCAAGTGGATTTGCTGCTTCTAATGGGATGGCATTTATACTATTAATAGTTTTAGTAATAGCTACCGGAGTGCCTATCTTAAAGAGTAAGGTAAAAAATGCTGAAGAATAA
- the dhaL gene encoding dihydroxyacetone kinase subunit DhaL, protein MSIQGKKVIEILGQINEKIDENKSYLSELDAAIGDGDHGLNMNKGFKAVMEKLKDDDGSDIGGILKKAGMALVSNVGGASGPLYGTAFMKSAVIANGKAEIDINDFAKMLNEALEGIKMRGKGQAEDKTMIDAIEPALNAINEGIEKGFEVKEILRTAKEAAYKGVEHTKEIIAKKGRASYVGERSIGHQDAGATSSAIMLETIYEAL, encoded by the coding sequence ATGAGCATACAAGGAAAAAAAGTCATAGAAATATTAGGGCAGATAAATGAAAAAATAGACGAAAATAAATCATATTTATCAGAACTAGATGCAGCAATTGGTGATGGAGATCATGGTCTTAACATGAATAAAGGTTTTAAAGCAGTAATGGAAAAGCTAAAAGATGATGATGGAAGTGATATTGGAGGAATATTAAAGAAGGCAGGAATGGCATTAGTATCTAATGTTGGTGGTGCTTCTGGACCATTATATGGAACAGCTTTTATGAAGTCTGCTGTGATTGCTAATGGTAAAGCAGAAATTGACATTAATGATTTTGCAAAGATGTTAAATGAAGCTCTTGAAGGTATAAAAATGAGAGGTAAAGGACAGGCAGAAGATAAAACCATGATAGATGCTATAGAACCAGCATTAAATGCAATCAATGAAGGCATAGAAAAAGGCTTTGAAGTAAAAGAGATTCTAAGAACAGCAAAAGAAGCTGCATATAAAGGTGTGGAGCATACAAAAGAGATTATAGCAAAAAAAGGAAGAGCAAGTTATGTTGGAGAAAGAAGTATAGGACATCAAGATGCTGGAGCTACATCTTCTGCAATAATGCTAGAAACCATTTATGAGGCTCTTTAA
- a CDS encoding GNAT family N-acetyltransferase has translation MEIIAYHMQYFGNTVVSNIDVVAYEDKYYNSYKIIYEQCFYEMRKALELTPYNCCDSRRQLSEKKSNTFLLIGNYEIIGSVVIDGNEIDDLIVNPKYQGHGYGKELLLFAINYMQKNKIEPIKLCVLKWNEKAVKFYKKYGFQCVNSKRIKE, from the coding sequence GTGGAGATTATTGCTTACCATATGCAATACTTTGGAAATACAGTTGTTTCAAACATAGATGTTGTTGCTTATGAAGATAAATATTATAATTCATATAAGATAATTTATGAGCAATGTTTTTATGAAATGAGAAAAGCGTTGGAATTAACTCCTTACAATTGTTGCGACTCTAGAAGACAGCTTTCTGAAAAAAAATCAAATACTTTTTTGTTAATTGGTAATTATGAAATAATAGGTTCTGTTGTAATTGATGGTAATGAAATTGATGACTTGATTGTAAATCCTAAATATCAAGGTCATGGATATGGAAAAGAACTTCTTTTATTTGCAATCAATTATATGCAGAAAAATAAAATAGAACCTATAAAATTATGTGTGCTAAAGTGGAATGAAAAAGCTGTGAAATTTTATAAAAAGTATGGATTTCAGTGTGTTAATTCAAAGAGAATTAAAGAATAG
- a CDS encoding PqqD family peptide modification chaperone, with the protein MLKNNEDVLNLIYKISADLKYEVDNDTIVTILVKQDHKVQSFFRKLKFRIPEYKKITLDEYGSWILLHVDGKKNVREIGESLEVKFGDKVHPLYERLLLFLNHIDVNCHYIEKVNI; encoded by the coding sequence ATGCTGAAGAATAATGAAGATGTTTTAAATTTAATATATAAAATATCTGCTGATTTAAAGTATGAAGTAGATAATGATACTATTGTGACTATACTTGTAAAACAAGATCACAAGGTTCAAAGTTTTTTTAGAAAACTTAAATTCAGGATTCCAGAATATAAAAAGATTACTTTAGATGAATATGGAAGCTGGATATTATTGCATGTAGATGGCAAGAAAAATGTAAGAGAAATTGGCGAAAGTCTAGAAGTAAAGTTTGGAGATAAAGTTCATCCACTTTATGAAAGATTATTATTGTTTTTAAATCATATAGATGTTAATTGTCACTATATAGAGAAAGTGAATATCTAA